From Rhodococcus sp. B7740:
TGCGGCGCTGCATTCGGGAACTTCGACCACGAGTCGTCGGGCAATTGCTCGTGCCGCAGCCAGCGCCGAGCCACAGTGGTCGGGAATTTCGTTGGGGGCTCCGAAGATGGCCAGAGCCGCGTCGCCCTCGAACTTGTTGATGAAGCCGCCGTGCTCGTCTACCTCGTCGACCACCACGGCGAAGAACCGGTTGAGCAGGTCCACGACCTCGGTAGGGGGTCGCGATGCTGCCAGCTCCGTCGATCCCACGAGGTCGATGAAGAACACGGCGATATCGCGTTCCTGTCCGCCGAGCTCGCTCTCGGATTGCAGGGCCTTCTCGGCGACCTCGTGTCCTACGTGTCTGCCGAAGAGGTCTCGAATCTTCTCCCGATCGCGCACTCCGTCGGCCATGCGGTTGAACCCACTCTGCAGCTCGCCGAGCTCGGTGCCGTCGTACACCGCAAGGCGGACATCCATGTTGCCCTTCTCCACCTCGGCCATGCCCGCCCGCACGTTGTTGATCGGGGACGTCGTCGCGAAACCACCGAGCACGGTCAGCGCAAGGCCGAAAACGATGGTGATTCCTCCGAGGGACAGGATGCAGACCGCGAGCTGTGTCGCTGTCGTTTCGGGGTTGATGAAGCGGAAGATGGCGATGATCATCAATCCGCTGACCGGCACGCCGGTGCCCAACAGCCACGACAGAATCGATCGGCCCATGACTCCGGCAATACGGATTCGGCGAGGATCCCCGGCTTCGAGGGCCCGAGCGGCAGCGGGACGAAGCGCAAATTCACTGAGTAGGTAGCTGAACGCGCAGACGACGGTGCCACCTGCCGCGATCGTGAACGCAACCTTGGGAATCGACGCCGCGTCGATGATGCCGTCGATCGTGGTGAGCAGCAGCAAGGCTCCTATCCAGAGCAGAATCTGGATTCGAGTCAGACGCCACGGCATTGCGAGGGTCGCGACCTGCTCCTCGCGGCTGGGTTGACGGTCCTCGATTGCCCACCGCAGGCTTCGCAGAGCGTGCGTGGTGCCCCAGACAGCACCGACGACGAAAGCCACGAACACGTATACCGGGACGACGATGAAATTCACCCACCAGTACTGATCCGTTCGCAGAACGTCCGGTCCGGGCACCACTACGCTGATCAGAACCCCCACGATGACTGCACCGATCAGGTTCGACAGGATCAGAAACACCGTCAGCAACAGCTGGATTCGGATCCGTCGTCGACGCGGCGACTCGGAGGTGTCGCCGAGCAGGCGGGAACCCAGGGGAGCGGCAGATCGTCTCAATTGCGGCATGGTCGTCACAGACTAACGGGGCTCCTGCCTTAAGGTGGTCGAGTGCGTCTAGTTATTGCTCGTTGCCAAGTCGACTACGTCGGCCGCCTCACCGCACATCTCCCGTCCGCTCGTCGCCTGCTTCTCGTCAAGTCCGACGGATCGGTCAGCGTGCATGCGGACGACAGGGCCTACAAGCCGCTGAACTGGATGTCGCCGCCCTGCTGGACGGTAGAAACCACCGAGGGCGAGACGATCAAGTGGGTCGTCACCAACAAGGCCGGCGAAGAACTTCGTATCACCATCGATGACGTCGAACTCGACTCGAGCCACGAGTTGGGCATCGATCCCGGATTGGTGAAAGACGGTGTGGAGGCCCATCTTCAGGAGCTGCTGGCCGAGCATGTCAGTACCTTGGGTGACGGTTACACGCTCGTGCGGCGCGAGTACATGACGGCTATCGGACCGGTGGATCTGCTGTGCCGCAACGCTGATGGCGGAACCGTGGCGGTCGAGATCAAGCGACGTGGCGAGATCGACGGCGTCGAGCAGTTGACCCGGTACTTGGAGCTTCTCAACCGTGATCCGCTGCTGGCTCCGGTGAGCGGTGTCTTCGCTGCCCAGGTGATCAAGCCTCAGGCGAAGACGCTGGCCACCGATCGCGGCATTCGTTGTCTCACACTCGACTACGACGTCCTGCGCGGAACCGACAGCACCGAGTTCAGGCTTTTCTGACGACCGTCCGTGTCCGCCGGCGTGTTCTCTACACTGGACGGGTGCCCCGTCGTAATCAGCCCCGCAGAGCGAATCGGAGCGGCCCGAGTGTTCTCGGCCCGCCGACCGATTCCGTGCTGGGCGGCAATCGGGTCGAGGTCGGTCCGGACGGAGACACGTACACGACTCGGATGATCCCCGGTGCCAAGGCGGTCAAGACGTATCGCTGCCCCGGCTGCGATCACGAGGTGCGGCCGGGCGTCGCACACATCGTGGCGTGGCCGTCGGACGATTTCGGCGGTGCCGACAATCGTCGGCATTGGCACACCGGGTGTTGGTCCGGGCGAAACACGCGAGGCCTCACCCGTAGATGGTCGTAGCGGGGGAGGCCAGGCGCAGGATCAGCCGAATCAGGACGAGGAGTCGGCCGATTCCTTCTGTTCCTCGGCCTTCGCGGCCGCTTTCTCTTCTTCCTTCTTCAGGATGGCCGTCGGGTCGGGGTTGTCGAGCAGCTCGCTTTCGCGATTGACCGAGGCGAGCATCGCCGGAACCGAATCGAGCTGGCCCCGGATTCCGAGCAGCTGGGCCAGTACGCGGCTGCGCAGCACACGCAGCTCCTCGGCCAGTTCCTTGGAGTGCGCGATCCGCCTTTCGGCCTGTTCACTGGCGGACTGAAGCCGTCGAGCAGCCTCGGTCGTCGCCTCTTCGATGCGTCGGGCGGCATCGGCCTTGCTGGACGCCTCTAGTTCCTCGAGGGCGGTGAGCACCTTGGTTCGGCGCTCGGCCATCGTGATCTCGAAGTCTTCCTGAACCTTGGCGCGCTTGGCCTCGGATTCGGCGGCCAACTTGTCGCGCTCGGCCTGCGCGGCCTCGACCACTCGGGCCGCCTCCGTGCGCGCCTGAGCCATGGTCTGCTCATGTTCGGCTTCGAGTGCCGTTCGGCGCTCTTCGAGTTCGGCCACCAGTGACTCGTGCCGTCCGCGCAGTCGGGCACTCTCCTGCTGCGCAACGGAGATCATTTCCTCGGACTCCGAGTGCGCCTTGGCGCGTACCTCGGATGCCTCGTCCGAGGCCAACCGCAGCATGCGTGAGATTCGATCGCTCATCCCCTCCGCCGTGGTGGGCGGAACCGACAGGCGATCGATGTCCTTGCGCAGTTCGTCGATCTCGTCGCGAGCGTCGTCGAGCTGCTTGGCCAGATCACGAGCCTGCGCTGCGGCCGCATCACGATCTGCGGTCGTCAGCCGTAGTTCGGCGTCGAATCGCTCGAAGTAGTTGGTGACTTCGTCGCGATCGAACCCTTTCCGGACGATGGAAAAGGGAAGTTGCACCGTGGAAGTGCGCTCATGATCGATGGCCATGGCCGTCAATTTACCGGTGAGTCAAGTAGAGGGCCATACGGTTCGCTCACCGAGTTCGCTCAGTGCGAATTGTGATCGGGTTCGACGAGTTCGATGAGCACTCCACCGGCGTCCTTGGGATGGACGAAGTTGATCCGAGAATCGGCGGTGCCGCGGCGCGGGGCGTCGTACAGCAACCGAACTCCGCGAGCGCGCAACTCGGTCGAGATCTCTTCGATGTCGGTGACGCGGTAGGCCAACTGCTGCAGTCCCGGGCCGTTGCGGCCGATGAACTTGGCGATGGTGGACGACTCGTCGATCGGTGCCAGCAACTGCAGTGCAGCGGACTTCTCCGTCGCTCCGGGGAAGGAGAGCATCGCCTCGCGGACACCCTGTTCCTCGTTGATCTCCTCGTGCACGGCAATCATGCCGAGGTGGTCTGTGTACCAGGCGATCGCGGCATCGAGATCGGGCACCGCGACACCCACGTGGTCGATAGCCGTCACCAGGTCGGAGCGCAGCGGGGCTCCCGTGTAAGACTGCGTGCTGGAGGTCATGGCCATGACGTTAGCGCCAGCTGCGTTTCGGTGTTCCGCCCGGCCGGTATCGGAAGGGAGCGTCGGAGCGTTGATCTCGACAAGGCCGTCTTCATACTTTCGGAGGAAATCGTGACCACAACAGTCATCGTCGCCGGTGCTCGTACGCCCGTCGGGCGCTTCTCGGGTGCACTCAAGGACTTCTCGGGATCGGACCTCGGCGGTATCGCCATCAAGGGCGCACTCGAGAAGGCCGGTGTTGCTCCGGATCAGGTCGACTACGTCATCATGGGCCAGGTTCTCACCGCCGGTGCGGGCCAGATTCCAGCCCGTCAGGCTGCGGTTGCTGCTGGTATTCCGATGACCGTGCCTGCCCTGACGATCAACAAGGTGTGCCTGTCCGGAGTCGACGCCATCGCATTGGCCGACCAGCTGATTCGTGCCGGTGAATTCGAGATTGTCGTCGCCGGTGGCCAGGAGTCGATGACCCAGGCACCGCACATGCTCGAGAAGTCGCGCGCCGGGTTCAAGTACGGCGATGTCACCATGCGTGACCACCTCGCGTACGACGGTCTGTACGACATCTTCACCGATCAGGCCATGGGTGCGCTGACCGAGCAGCGCAACCAGAGCACCGAGGTCATCACTCGCGAGGAGCAGGACACCTTCGCCGCCGCGTCGCATCAGAAAGCCGCAGCGGCCTGGAAGAACGGCGTCTTCGACGACGAAGTGGTTTCGGTCTCGATCCCGCAGCGCAAGGGTGAGCCGATTGAATTCACCGCAGACGAAGGCATCCGCGCCGACACCACCGTCGACTCCCTCGGCAAGCTTCGCCCCGCATTCGACAAGGTCGGCACCGTGACCGCCGGATCGGCGTCACAGATTTCCGACGGTGCCGCCGCCGTCGTGTTGATGAGCAAGGAGAAGGCGGAGTCGCTCGGTCTGACCTGGCTCGCCGAGATCGGTGCCCACGGAGTGGTCGCCGGTCCCGACTCCACACTGCAGTCACAGCCGGCTCGCGCGATCGTCAAGGCATGCGAGAAGGACGGCATCGACCCGAAGGATCTCGACGTCGTCGAGATCAACGAGGCGTTCGCAGCGGTCGGAATCGCGTCGACGCGTGAGCTGGGCATCGATCCCGAGATCGTGAATGTCAACGGCGGAGCGATCTCGATCGGGCATCCTCTCGGCATGTCGGGAGCTCGCATCGCCTTGCATCTGGCTCTCGAGCTGCAGCGACGCGGCGGCGGAGTGGGCGCGGCCGCCCTGTGCGGCGGCGGTGGACAGGGCGACGCCCTCATCGTTCGAGTCCCGAAGCAGTAGGCGCGTGGTGGCTCTGGCGCGGGACTGAGACCAGAGCCACTACGTTCCGTCGTAGCAAACCGGGCACAATAGCGGGTATGACCAACTTCTTCGACCTGAGCAGTACAGCCAAACGCTTCCGCTTCGTCGCTGTGCTCGAAGCGTTCACCTGGCTGGGTCTGCTGATCGGAATGGCGTTCAAGTACATCCCTGCCGATGGCAACGAAATCGGCGTGAAGATCTTCGGGCCCATCCACGGCGGCGTGTTCGTCGTGTATCTGGTCGTCGCCGTGTTGACGGCGGTCAAGCTCAAATGGGACATCAAGGCGACCCTGCTGGCGCTCGTCGCGGCGTTCCCCCCGTTCGGCACCGTGATCTTCGAGATCTGGGCCGCGCGCACCGGCCGTCTCGCCGAGTTGAGCACCGGCAGGCCCGCAGCCGATGCCAAGGTTCTGTCCTGACCGACCTGCACCGCCCGCCAGTGGATGACGCATCGCGTTAGTGACAAACTGTAGGGCGTGACTCGACCCGGTTCCCGTCCTCCCGTCCGCCCGTCAGCTGTTGTTCCCGCATCCATTGCCGGTGCCGTCGACCTGTCCGTTCTCAAGGACCGTCCGGCACCTGCACCCGCGGCCGAATCCGCAGGCGACGCGGGAGGACTGGCACCGATCGTGGACGTGACCGCGGCTACGTTCGAGGCCGAAGTTCTGCAACGGTCCACGCAGGTTCCGGTGATCGTCGACCTGGGGTCTGCTCGTTCGCCGCAGTCCCAGGCGTTGACGCGTCAGCTCGGACAGCTGGCCGTCGAGGCCGCGGGAACGTGGGTGCTCGCGCGGGTCGACGTGGACTCCAGCCCGCAGATCGCGCAGGCATTCGGCGTTCAGGCCATTCCGACGGTCGTTGCCGTGGCAGCGGGCCAGCCTCTGGCCGACTTCCAGGGCACCCAGTCGGACGAGCAGTTGCGTCAGTGGCTGCAGGCAGTGGAGCAGGCCACGGCCGGCAAGCTCAGTGGTCCGCCCGGAGTCGCGGCTGCCGAGCCGGAACCCGAGATCGAGGATCCGCGGATCGTCGCAGCCGAAGAGGCCATCGACGAGGGTGATTTCGTGAAGGCAGAAGCTGCCTACCAGGCGATCATCGACGCCGAACCGAAGAACACCGAGGCCGTCGCCGCACTGCGTCAGGTCAAATTCCTTGCGCGTGTGCAGAATCTGGCACCGGACGCGATTGCACTCGCCGACGCCGACGCCGGAAACGTTCAGGCTCGGATCGATGCCGCAGACGCCGAGATGGCCGGTCAACAACCGGAGCAGGCTTTTGCGCGGTTGATCGACGGTATCAAGATCAGCGCCGGCGACGACCGAACTGCGCTGCGCACCCGTCTGCTCGAGCTGTTCGAGTTGTTCGATTCGGCCGATCCGCTGGTGGTTTCTGCGCGACGCAAGCTTGCGTCGGCCCTGTACTGACAGCGGTACTCAGCTGTAGCGTGCGTCGCACCGT
This genomic window contains:
- a CDS encoding DUF3817 domain-containing protein translates to MAGMTNFFDLSSTAKRFRFVAVLEAFTWLGLLIGMAFKYIPADGNEIGVKIFGPIHGGVFVVYLVVAVLTAVKLKWDIKATLLALVAAFPPFGTVIFEIWAARTGRLAELSTGRPAADAKVLS
- a CDS encoding tetratricopeptide repeat protein, translated to MAGAVDLSVLKDRPAPAPAAESAGDAGGLAPIVDVTAATFEAEVLQRSTQVPVIVDLGSARSPQSQALTRQLGQLAVEAAGTWVLARVDVDSSPQIAQAFGVQAIPTVVAVAAGQPLADFQGTQSDEQLRQWLQAVEQATAGKLSGPPGVAAAEPEPEIEDPRIVAAEEAIDEGDFVKAEAAYQAIIDAEPKNTEAVAALRQVKFLARVQNLAPDAIALADADAGNVQARIDAADAEMAGQQPEQAFARLIDGIKISAGDDRTALRTRLLELFELFDSADPLVVSARRKLASALY
- a CDS encoding acetyl-CoA C-acetyltransferase, with the translated sequence MTTTVIVAGARTPVGRFSGALKDFSGSDLGGIAIKGALEKAGVAPDQVDYVIMGQVLTAGAGQIPARQAAVAAGIPMTVPALTINKVCLSGVDAIALADQLIRAGEFEIVVAGGQESMTQAPHMLEKSRAGFKYGDVTMRDHLAYDGLYDIFTDQAMGALTEQRNQSTEVITREEQDTFAAASHQKAAAAWKNGVFDDEVVSVSIPQRKGEPIEFTADEGIRADTTVDSLGKLRPAFDKVGTVTAGSASQISDGAAAVVLMSKEKAESLGLTWLAEIGAHGVVAGPDSTLQSQPARAIVKACEKDGIDPKDLDVVEINEAFAAVGIASTRELGIDPEIVNVNGGAISIGHPLGMSGARIALHLALELQRRGGGVGAAALCGGGGQGDALIVRVPKQ
- a CDS encoding adenylate/guanylate cyclase domain-containing protein; the encoded protein is MPQLRRSAAPLGSRLLGDTSESPRRRRIRIQLLLTVFLILSNLIGAVIVGVLISVVVPGPDVLRTDQYWWVNFIVVPVYVFVAFVVGAVWGTTHALRSLRWAIEDRQPSREEQVATLAMPWRLTRIQILLWIGALLLLTTIDGIIDAASIPKVAFTIAAGGTVVCAFSYLLSEFALRPAAARALEAGDPRRIRIAGVMGRSILSWLLGTGVPVSGLMIIAIFRFINPETTATQLAVCILSLGGITIVFGLALTVLGGFATTSPINNVRAGMAEVEKGNMDVRLAVYDGTELGELQSGFNRMADGVRDREKIRDLFGRHVGHEVAEKALQSESELGGQERDIAVFFIDLVGSTELAASRPPTEVVDLLNRFFAVVVDEVDEHGGFINKFEGDAALAIFGAPNEIPDHCGSALAAARAIARRLVVEVPECSAAVGVAAGRAVAGNVGAKSRFEYTVIGDPVNEAARLSELAKNSPGAILASKTAVDGASDDEAQRWEFGDRVTLRGRSAETVLANPKDVKVTADEPVAVHA
- the mce gene encoding methylmalonyl-CoA epimerase, which codes for MAMTSSTQSYTGAPLRSDLVTAIDHVGVAVPDLDAAIAWYTDHLGMIAVHEEINEEQGVREAMLSFPGATEKSAALQLLAPIDESSTIAKFIGRNGPGLQQLAYRVTDIEEISTELRARGVRLLYDAPRRGTADSRINFVHPKDAGGVLIELVEPDHNSH
- the nucS gene encoding endonuclease NucS, which produces MRLVIARCQVDYVGRLTAHLPSARRLLLVKSDGSVSVHADDRAYKPLNWMSPPCWTVETTEGETIKWVVTNKAGEELRITIDDVELDSSHELGIDPGLVKDGVEAHLQELLAEHVSTLGDGYTLVRREYMTAIGPVDLLCRNADGGTVAVEIKRRGEIDGVEQLTRYLELLNRDPLLAPVSGVFAAQVIKPQAKTLATDRGIRCLTLDYDVLRGTDSTEFRLF